One window from the genome of Panthera leo isolate Ple1 chromosome D3, P.leo_Ple1_pat1.1, whole genome shotgun sequence encodes:
- the CEP76 gene encoding centrosomal protein of 76 kDa isoform X1, translating into MSLPPEKASELKQLIHQQLSKMDVHGRIREILAETIREELAPDQQQLSTEDLIKALRRRGIIDDVMKELNFVTDSVDQELPSSPKQPVCFTDRQSTLLKKTNIDPTRRYLYLQVLGGKAFLEHLQEPEPLPGQVCSTFTLCLHFRNQRFRSKPVPCACEPDFHDGFLLEVHRENLGDGTRMADSTTMLSISDPVHMVLIKTDIFGETTLVASYFLEWRSVLGSENGVTSLTVELMGVGTESKVSVGILNIKLEMYPPLNQTLSQEVVNTQLALERQKTAEKERLFLVYAKQWWREYLQIRPSHNSRLVKIFAQDENGINRPVCSYIKPLRAGRLLDTPRQAARFVNVLGYERAPVIGGGGKQEQWCTLLAFLCRNKGDCEDHANLLCSLLLGYGLEAFVCVGTKAKGIPHAWVMTCGTDGTVTFWESLTGHRYIHKPVNPDESPVAEQPKPLYPYRTIGCVFNHQMFLGNCQPSDSVEICVFDLNDESKWKPMSEEAIKSVCAPGATTSLPPFPPLCASTIDASVTSNEIEMQLRLLVSEHRKDLGLTTVWEDQLSYLLSPALASYEFERTTSISAGNEEFQDAIRRAVPDGHTFKGFPIHFVYRNARRAFATCLRSPFCEEIICCRGDQVRLAVRVRVFTYPESACAVWIMFACKYRSVL; encoded by the exons ATGTCGCTGCCTCCGGAGAAAGCCTCGGAGCTGAAGCAGCTCATCCACCAGCAGCTGAGCAAG ATGGATGTCCATGGCAGAATAAGAGAAATCCTTGCTGAGACAATACGGGAAGAATTGGCACCTGATCAACAACAGTTATCAACTGAAGATTTGATCAAAGCCCTTAGACGTCGGGGAATCATTGATGATGTGATGAAAGAACTTAATTTTGTTACT GACAGTGTTGATCAAGAACTCCCTTCCTCTCCAAAACAACCTGTTTGTTTCACTGATAGACAATCAaccttgttaaaaaaaa CTAATATTGATCCAACACGGAGGTATCTTTACCTTCAGGTTTTGGGTGGAAAAGCTTTCTTGGAACATCTACAAGAACCTGAGCCTTTACCGGGACAAGTTTGTTCAACCTTTactttatgtttacattttcGAAACCAACGTTTTCGTTCTAAACCTGTTCCATGTGCCTGTGAACCAGATTTTCATGATGGCTTTTTACTTGAAGTACACAGAGAAAACTTGG GTGATGGAACTAGAATGGCTGATTCAACAACAATGTTATCAATAAGCGATCCAGTTCATATGGTGCTAATCAAAACAGACATATTTGGTGAGACTACTTTAGTAGCATCCTATTTTCTTGAATGGCGATCAGTTTTGGGCTCAGAAAATGGAGTGACCAGTCTTACTGTGGAACTTATGGGTGTAG gcACAGAATCAAAAGTTTCTGTgggaattttaaatataaaacttgagATGTACCCACCACTCAATCAAACATTATCTCAAGAAGTAGTGAACACACAG cttGCTTTGGAACGTCAGAAAACTGCAGAGAAAGAACGATTATTTCTTGTATATGCTAAGCAGTGGTGGAGAGAATATTTGCAGATTCGACCCTCACACAACTCCCGGCTGGTTAAGATTTTTGCACAG gaTGAAAATGGGATAAATAGACCAGTCTGTTCCTATATTAAACCGCTTCGAGCTGGGAGGCTTTTGGATACTCCAAGGCAAGCAGCAAGATTTGTTAATGTCCTTGGTTATGAAAGAGCCCCGGTTATTGGAGGAGGAGGTAAACAGGAACAGTGGTGCACTCTGCTGGCCTTTCTCTGTAGAAACAAG gGTGACTGTGAAGATCATGCTAATCTTCTGTGCAGTCTTCTTCTTGGATATGGATTAGAAGCCTTTGTGTGTGTTGGGACTAAGGCAAAAGGAATACCTCATGCATGGGTTATGACCTGTGGAACTGATGGAACTGTCACTTTTTGGGAGAGTTTAACGGGACACAG GTATATCCACAAACCTGTCAATCCTGATGAATCTCCAGTTGCTGAACAGCCCAAGCCATTGTACCCATATCGAACAATTGGTTGTGTTTTCAATCATCAGATGTTCCTGGGAAATTGTCAGCCCTCTGACTCAGTAGAAATATGTGTGTTTGATTTGAATGATGAATCCAAATGGAAACCCATGAGTGAAGAAGCAATCAAATCTGTGTGTGCCCCAGGAGCTACAacatcccttcctccctttccccctctatGTGCATCTACAATTGATGCTTCCGTAACAAGTAATGAAATAGAAATGCAGCTAAGGCTACTAGTGTCAGAACACAGAAAG GATCTTGGTCTCACCACTGTTTGGGAAGACCAGCTTTCCTATCTCTTATCACCAGCTTTGGCTTCTTATGAATTTGAGCGTACAACAAGTATATCTGCGGGCaatgaagaatttcaagatgCCATAAGGAGGGCTGTACCTGATGGTCACACATTTAAAGGGTTCCCAATACAttttgtatatagaaatgcaaggcGTGCATTTGCCACATGTCTTCG GTCTCCTTTCTGTGAAGAAATAATCTGTTGCCGTGGAGACCAGGTGCGACTGGCAGTTCGTGTCCGAGTGTTTACTTACCCTGAATCTGCATGTGCTGTTTGGATCATGTTTGCTTGTAAATATCGCTCAGTATTATAG
- the CEP76 gene encoding centrosomal protein of 76 kDa isoform X4, translating to MDVHGRIREILAETIREELAPDQQQLSTEDLIKALRRRGIIDDVMKELNFVTDSVDQELPSSPKQPVCFTDRQSTLLKKTNIDPTRRYLYLQVLGGKAFLEHLQEPEPLPGQVCSTFTLCLHFRNQRFRSKPVPCACEPDFHDGFLLEVHRENLGDGTRMADSTTMLSISDPVHMVLIKTDIFGETTLVASYFLEWRSVLGSENGVTSLTVELMGVGTESKVSVGILNIKLEMYPPLNQTLSQEVVNTQLALERQKTAEKERLFLVYAKQWWREYLQIRPSHNSRLVKIFAQDENGINRPVCSYIKPLRAGRLLDTPRQAARFVNVLGYERAPVIGGGGKQEQWCTLLAFLCRNKGDCEDHANLLCSLLLGYGLEAFVCVGTKAKGIPHAWVMTCGTDGTVTFWESLTGHRYIHKPVNPDESPVAEQPKPLYPYRTIGCVFNHQMFLGNCQPSDSVEICVFDLNDESKWKPMSEEAIKSVCAPGATTSLPPFPPLCASTIDASVTSNEIEMQLRLLVSEHRKDLGLTTVWEDQLSYLLSPALASYEFERTTSISAGNEEFQDAIRRAVPDGHTFKGFPIHFVYRNARRAFATCLRSPFCEEIICCRGDQVRLAVRVRVFTYPESACAVWIMFACKYRSVL from the exons ATGGATGTCCATGGCAGAATAAGAGAAATCCTTGCTGAGACAATACGGGAAGAATTGGCACCTGATCAACAACAGTTATCAACTGAAGATTTGATCAAAGCCCTTAGACGTCGGGGAATCATTGATGATGTGATGAAAGAACTTAATTTTGTTACT GACAGTGTTGATCAAGAACTCCCTTCCTCTCCAAAACAACCTGTTTGTTTCACTGATAGACAATCAaccttgttaaaaaaaa CTAATATTGATCCAACACGGAGGTATCTTTACCTTCAGGTTTTGGGTGGAAAAGCTTTCTTGGAACATCTACAAGAACCTGAGCCTTTACCGGGACAAGTTTGTTCAACCTTTactttatgtttacattttcGAAACCAACGTTTTCGTTCTAAACCTGTTCCATGTGCCTGTGAACCAGATTTTCATGATGGCTTTTTACTTGAAGTACACAGAGAAAACTTGG GTGATGGAACTAGAATGGCTGATTCAACAACAATGTTATCAATAAGCGATCCAGTTCATATGGTGCTAATCAAAACAGACATATTTGGTGAGACTACTTTAGTAGCATCCTATTTTCTTGAATGGCGATCAGTTTTGGGCTCAGAAAATGGAGTGACCAGTCTTACTGTGGAACTTATGGGTGTAG gcACAGAATCAAAAGTTTCTGTgggaattttaaatataaaacttgagATGTACCCACCACTCAATCAAACATTATCTCAAGAAGTAGTGAACACACAG cttGCTTTGGAACGTCAGAAAACTGCAGAGAAAGAACGATTATTTCTTGTATATGCTAAGCAGTGGTGGAGAGAATATTTGCAGATTCGACCCTCACACAACTCCCGGCTGGTTAAGATTTTTGCACAG gaTGAAAATGGGATAAATAGACCAGTCTGTTCCTATATTAAACCGCTTCGAGCTGGGAGGCTTTTGGATACTCCAAGGCAAGCAGCAAGATTTGTTAATGTCCTTGGTTATGAAAGAGCCCCGGTTATTGGAGGAGGAGGTAAACAGGAACAGTGGTGCACTCTGCTGGCCTTTCTCTGTAGAAACAAG gGTGACTGTGAAGATCATGCTAATCTTCTGTGCAGTCTTCTTCTTGGATATGGATTAGAAGCCTTTGTGTGTGTTGGGACTAAGGCAAAAGGAATACCTCATGCATGGGTTATGACCTGTGGAACTGATGGAACTGTCACTTTTTGGGAGAGTTTAACGGGACACAG GTATATCCACAAACCTGTCAATCCTGATGAATCTCCAGTTGCTGAACAGCCCAAGCCATTGTACCCATATCGAACAATTGGTTGTGTTTTCAATCATCAGATGTTCCTGGGAAATTGTCAGCCCTCTGACTCAGTAGAAATATGTGTGTTTGATTTGAATGATGAATCCAAATGGAAACCCATGAGTGAAGAAGCAATCAAATCTGTGTGTGCCCCAGGAGCTACAacatcccttcctccctttccccctctatGTGCATCTACAATTGATGCTTCCGTAACAAGTAATGAAATAGAAATGCAGCTAAGGCTACTAGTGTCAGAACACAGAAAG GATCTTGGTCTCACCACTGTTTGGGAAGACCAGCTTTCCTATCTCTTATCACCAGCTTTGGCTTCTTATGAATTTGAGCGTACAACAAGTATATCTGCGGGCaatgaagaatttcaagatgCCATAAGGAGGGCTGTACCTGATGGTCACACATTTAAAGGGTTCCCAATACAttttgtatatagaaatgcaaggcGTGCATTTGCCACATGTCTTCG GTCTCCTTTCTGTGAAGAAATAATCTGTTGCCGTGGAGACCAGGTGCGACTGGCAGTTCGTGTCCGAGTGTTTACTTACCCTGAATCTGCATGTGCTGTTTGGATCATGTTTGCTTGTAAATATCGCTCAGTATTATAG
- the CEP76 gene encoding centrosomal protein of 76 kDa isoform X2, translating into MSLPPEKASELKQLIHQQLSKMDVHGRIREILAETIREELAPDQQQLSTEDLIKALRRRGIIDDVMKELNFVTDSVDQELPSSPKQPVCFTDRQSTLLKKTNIDPTRRYLYLQVLGGKAFLEHLQEPEPLPGQVCSTFTLCLHFRNQRFRSKPVPCACEPDFHDGFLLEVHRENLGDGTRMADSTTMLSISDPVHMVLIKTDIFGETTLVASYFLEWRSVLGSENGVTSLTVELMGVGTESKVSVGILNIKLEMYPPLNQTLSQEVVNTQLALERQKTAEKERLFLVYAKQWWREYLQIRPSHNSRLVKIFAQDENGINRPVCSYIKPLRAGRLLDTPRQAARFVNVLGYERAPVIGGGGKQEQWCTLLAFLCRNKGDCEDHANLLCSLLLGYGLEAFVCVGTKAKGIPHAWVMTCGTDGTVTFWESLTGHRYIHKPVNPDESPVAEQPKPLYPYRTIGCVFNHQMFLGNCQPSDSVEICVFDLNDESKWKPMSEEAIKSVCAPGATTSLPPFPPLCASTIDASVTSNEIEMQLRLLVSEHRKDLGLTTVWEDQLSYLLSPALASYEFERTTSISAGNEEFQDAIRRAVPDGHTFKGFPIHFVYRNARRAFATCLRSPFCEEIICCRGDQVRLAVRVRVFTYPESACAVWIMFACECAS; encoded by the exons ATGTCGCTGCCTCCGGAGAAAGCCTCGGAGCTGAAGCAGCTCATCCACCAGCAGCTGAGCAAG ATGGATGTCCATGGCAGAATAAGAGAAATCCTTGCTGAGACAATACGGGAAGAATTGGCACCTGATCAACAACAGTTATCAACTGAAGATTTGATCAAAGCCCTTAGACGTCGGGGAATCATTGATGATGTGATGAAAGAACTTAATTTTGTTACT GACAGTGTTGATCAAGAACTCCCTTCCTCTCCAAAACAACCTGTTTGTTTCACTGATAGACAATCAaccttgttaaaaaaaa CTAATATTGATCCAACACGGAGGTATCTTTACCTTCAGGTTTTGGGTGGAAAAGCTTTCTTGGAACATCTACAAGAACCTGAGCCTTTACCGGGACAAGTTTGTTCAACCTTTactttatgtttacattttcGAAACCAACGTTTTCGTTCTAAACCTGTTCCATGTGCCTGTGAACCAGATTTTCATGATGGCTTTTTACTTGAAGTACACAGAGAAAACTTGG GTGATGGAACTAGAATGGCTGATTCAACAACAATGTTATCAATAAGCGATCCAGTTCATATGGTGCTAATCAAAACAGACATATTTGGTGAGACTACTTTAGTAGCATCCTATTTTCTTGAATGGCGATCAGTTTTGGGCTCAGAAAATGGAGTGACCAGTCTTACTGTGGAACTTATGGGTGTAG gcACAGAATCAAAAGTTTCTGTgggaattttaaatataaaacttgagATGTACCCACCACTCAATCAAACATTATCTCAAGAAGTAGTGAACACACAG cttGCTTTGGAACGTCAGAAAACTGCAGAGAAAGAACGATTATTTCTTGTATATGCTAAGCAGTGGTGGAGAGAATATTTGCAGATTCGACCCTCACACAACTCCCGGCTGGTTAAGATTTTTGCACAG gaTGAAAATGGGATAAATAGACCAGTCTGTTCCTATATTAAACCGCTTCGAGCTGGGAGGCTTTTGGATACTCCAAGGCAAGCAGCAAGATTTGTTAATGTCCTTGGTTATGAAAGAGCCCCGGTTATTGGAGGAGGAGGTAAACAGGAACAGTGGTGCACTCTGCTGGCCTTTCTCTGTAGAAACAAG gGTGACTGTGAAGATCATGCTAATCTTCTGTGCAGTCTTCTTCTTGGATATGGATTAGAAGCCTTTGTGTGTGTTGGGACTAAGGCAAAAGGAATACCTCATGCATGGGTTATGACCTGTGGAACTGATGGAACTGTCACTTTTTGGGAGAGTTTAACGGGACACAG GTATATCCACAAACCTGTCAATCCTGATGAATCTCCAGTTGCTGAACAGCCCAAGCCATTGTACCCATATCGAACAATTGGTTGTGTTTTCAATCATCAGATGTTCCTGGGAAATTGTCAGCCCTCTGACTCAGTAGAAATATGTGTGTTTGATTTGAATGATGAATCCAAATGGAAACCCATGAGTGAAGAAGCAATCAAATCTGTGTGTGCCCCAGGAGCTACAacatcccttcctccctttccccctctatGTGCATCTACAATTGATGCTTCCGTAACAAGTAATGAAATAGAAATGCAGCTAAGGCTACTAGTGTCAGAACACAGAAAG GATCTTGGTCTCACCACTGTTTGGGAAGACCAGCTTTCCTATCTCTTATCACCAGCTTTGGCTTCTTATGAATTTGAGCGTACAACAAGTATATCTGCGGGCaatgaagaatttcaagatgCCATAAGGAGGGCTGTACCTGATGGTCACACATTTAAAGGGTTCCCAATACAttttgtatatagaaatgcaaggcGTGCATTTGCCACATGTCTTCG GTCTCCTTTCTGTGAAGAAATAATCTGTTGCCGTGGAGACCAGGTGCGACTGGCAGTTCGTGTCCGAGTGTTTACTTACCCTGAATCTGCATGTGCTGTTTGGATCATGTTTGCTT
- the CEP76 gene encoding centrosomal protein of 76 kDa isoform X3: MSLPPEKASELKQLIHQQLSKMDVHGRIREILAETIREELAPDQQQLSTEDLIKALRRRGIIDDVMKELNFVTDSVDQELPSSPKQPVCFTDRQSTLLKKTNIDPTRRYLYLQVLGGKAFLEHLQEPEPLPGQVCSTFTLCLHFRNQRFRSKPVPCACEPDFHDGFLLEVHRENLGDGTRMADSTTMLSISDPVHMVLIKTDIFGETTLVASYFLEWRSVLGSENGVTSLTVELMGVGTESKVSVGILNIKLEMYPPLNQTLSQEVVNTQLALERQKTAEKERLFLVYAKQWWREYLQIRPSHNSRLVKIFAQDENGINRPVCSYIKPLRAGRLLDTPRQAARFVNVLGYERAPVIGGGGKQEQWCTLLAFLCRNKGDCEDHANLLCSLLLGYGLEAFVCVGTKAKGIPHAWVMTCGTDGTVTFWESLTGHRYIHKPVNPDESPVAEQPKPLYPYRTIGCVFNHQMFLGNCQPSDSVEICVFDLNDESKWKPMSEEAIKSVCAPGATTSLPPFPPLCASTIDASVTSNEIEMQLRLLVSEHRKDLGLTTVWEDQLSYLLSPALASYEFERTTSISAGNEEFQDAIRRAVPDGHTFKGFPIHFVYRNARRAFATCLRSPFCEEIICCRGDQVNVPLRSSCLGVTGLSLGCTGRLCSLKDS; the protein is encoded by the exons ATGTCGCTGCCTCCGGAGAAAGCCTCGGAGCTGAAGCAGCTCATCCACCAGCAGCTGAGCAAG ATGGATGTCCATGGCAGAATAAGAGAAATCCTTGCTGAGACAATACGGGAAGAATTGGCACCTGATCAACAACAGTTATCAACTGAAGATTTGATCAAAGCCCTTAGACGTCGGGGAATCATTGATGATGTGATGAAAGAACTTAATTTTGTTACT GACAGTGTTGATCAAGAACTCCCTTCCTCTCCAAAACAACCTGTTTGTTTCACTGATAGACAATCAaccttgttaaaaaaaa CTAATATTGATCCAACACGGAGGTATCTTTACCTTCAGGTTTTGGGTGGAAAAGCTTTCTTGGAACATCTACAAGAACCTGAGCCTTTACCGGGACAAGTTTGTTCAACCTTTactttatgtttacattttcGAAACCAACGTTTTCGTTCTAAACCTGTTCCATGTGCCTGTGAACCAGATTTTCATGATGGCTTTTTACTTGAAGTACACAGAGAAAACTTGG GTGATGGAACTAGAATGGCTGATTCAACAACAATGTTATCAATAAGCGATCCAGTTCATATGGTGCTAATCAAAACAGACATATTTGGTGAGACTACTTTAGTAGCATCCTATTTTCTTGAATGGCGATCAGTTTTGGGCTCAGAAAATGGAGTGACCAGTCTTACTGTGGAACTTATGGGTGTAG gcACAGAATCAAAAGTTTCTGTgggaattttaaatataaaacttgagATGTACCCACCACTCAATCAAACATTATCTCAAGAAGTAGTGAACACACAG cttGCTTTGGAACGTCAGAAAACTGCAGAGAAAGAACGATTATTTCTTGTATATGCTAAGCAGTGGTGGAGAGAATATTTGCAGATTCGACCCTCACACAACTCCCGGCTGGTTAAGATTTTTGCACAG gaTGAAAATGGGATAAATAGACCAGTCTGTTCCTATATTAAACCGCTTCGAGCTGGGAGGCTTTTGGATACTCCAAGGCAAGCAGCAAGATTTGTTAATGTCCTTGGTTATGAAAGAGCCCCGGTTATTGGAGGAGGAGGTAAACAGGAACAGTGGTGCACTCTGCTGGCCTTTCTCTGTAGAAACAAG gGTGACTGTGAAGATCATGCTAATCTTCTGTGCAGTCTTCTTCTTGGATATGGATTAGAAGCCTTTGTGTGTGTTGGGACTAAGGCAAAAGGAATACCTCATGCATGGGTTATGACCTGTGGAACTGATGGAACTGTCACTTTTTGGGAGAGTTTAACGGGACACAG GTATATCCACAAACCTGTCAATCCTGATGAATCTCCAGTTGCTGAACAGCCCAAGCCATTGTACCCATATCGAACAATTGGTTGTGTTTTCAATCATCAGATGTTCCTGGGAAATTGTCAGCCCTCTGACTCAGTAGAAATATGTGTGTTTGATTTGAATGATGAATCCAAATGGAAACCCATGAGTGAAGAAGCAATCAAATCTGTGTGTGCCCCAGGAGCTACAacatcccttcctccctttccccctctatGTGCATCTACAATTGATGCTTCCGTAACAAGTAATGAAATAGAAATGCAGCTAAGGCTACTAGTGTCAGAACACAGAAAG GATCTTGGTCTCACCACTGTTTGGGAAGACCAGCTTTCCTATCTCTTATCACCAGCTTTGGCTTCTTATGAATTTGAGCGTACAACAAGTATATCTGCGGGCaatgaagaatttcaagatgCCATAAGGAGGGCTGTACCTGATGGTCACACATTTAAAGGGTTCCCAATACAttttgtatatagaaatgcaaggcGTGCATTTGCCACATGTCTTCG GTCTCCTTTCTGTGAAGAAATAATCTGTTGCCGTGGAGACCAG